A region of Vigna radiata var. radiata cultivar VC1973A chromosome 6, Vradiata_ver6, whole genome shotgun sequence DNA encodes the following proteins:
- the LOC106764522 gene encoding probable O-methyltransferase 3 isoform X1, translating to MNSHDDELGDKVVRAQVHVWKNILGFINSMSLKCVVDLGIPDVIHNYGQPMPLSNLIASLPIHPSKTLFIHRLMRIMVHSGFFSQQNVTQNELEVKYVLTDASVLLLKNHPLSLIPFMQVSLDPFMTKPWHQLSDWFKSGDLTPFETAHGMSFWDYAGRDRKVNHLFNDAMENDARLISSLMIEKCKGTFTGLESLVDVGGGTGTMAKAIAKSFPKMQCIVLDLPHVVAGLRGTENLKYVGGDMFDAIPPADAILLKQWIMHDWSDEECMKILKKCKEAIRKEGKKGKVIIIETVMDDEKKDYDDEFVETQLLFDILMMVFVAGKERNKKEWEKLISSAGFSECKITPVLGLRYLIEIYP from the exons ATGAACTCTCACGATGATGAGCTTGGTGACAAAGTGGTTAGAGCTCAAGTACACGTATGGAAGAACATTCTGGGCTTTATAAACTCAATGTCCCTTAAATGCGTAGTTGACTTAGGCATACCAGATGTCATACATAACTATGGCCAACCCATGCCACTTTCAAACCTCATTGCTTCGCTACCAATCCATCCATCGAAAACCTTATTCATCCATCGCTTGATGCGAATCATGGTTCATTCTGGCTTTTTCTCTCAACAAAATGTCACCCAGAATGAGTTAGAAGTGAAGTATGTGCTAACTGATGCATCCGTACTACTTCTTAAAAACCATCCCTTGAGTCTGATACCCTTCATGCAGGTCTCCCTTGATCCATTTATGACAAAGCCATGGCATCAGCTTTCTGATTGGTTCAAAAGTGGTGATCTTACACCCTTTGAAACTGCACACGGGATGTCGTTTTGGGATTATGCTGGCCGTGACAGGAAAGTTAATCACTTATTCAATGATGCCATGGAGAATGACGCTCGATTGATCTCTAGTTTGATGATTGAGAAGTGCAAGGGAACGTTCACAGGATTGGAGTCATTGGTTGATGTTGGAGGAGGCACAGGGACCATGGCAAAGGCCATTGCGAAATCATTCCCAAAGATGCAATGCATTGTATTAGATCTCCCACATGTTGTTGCTGGCTTGCGAGGTACTGAAAACCTAAAATACGTTGGAGGGGACATGTTTGATGCTATTCCTCCAGCTGATGCCATTCTGTTGAAG CAGTGGATAATGCATGACTGGAGTGATGAGGAATGCATGAAGATACTGAAGAAGTGCAAGGAAGCAATCAGAAAGGAAGGCAAGAAAGGGAAGGTGATAATCATAGAGACGGTGATGGATGATGAAAAGAAAGATTATGATGATGAATTTGTAGAAACCCAACTcttgtttgatattttaatgATGGTGTTCGTCGctggaaaagagagaaacaagaaGGAATGGGAGAAATTGATTTCCTCTGCTGGTTTCAGTGAGTGTAAGATAACTCCAGTCTTGGGATTAAGATATCTCATTGAGATCTATCCATAG
- the LOC106764522 gene encoding probable O-methyltransferase 3 isoform X2 — translation MNSHDDELGDKVVRAQVHVWKNILGFINSMSLKCVVDLGIPDVIHNYGQPMPLSNLIASLPIHPSKTLFIHRLMRIMVHSGFFSQQNVTQNELEVKYVLTDASVLLLKNHPLSLIPFMQVSLDPFMTKPWHQLSDWFKSGDLTPFETAHGMSFWDYAGRDRKVNHLFNDAMENDARLISSLMIEKCKGTFTGLESLVDVGGGTGTMAKAIAKSFPKMQCIVLDLPHVVAGLRGTENLKYVGGDMFDAIPPADAILLKWIMHDWSDEECMKILKKCKEAIRKEGKKGKVIIIETVMDDEKKDYDDEFVETQLLFDILMMVFVAGKERNKKEWEKLISSAGFSECKITPVLGLRYLIEIYP, via the exons ATGAACTCTCACGATGATGAGCTTGGTGACAAAGTGGTTAGAGCTCAAGTACACGTATGGAAGAACATTCTGGGCTTTATAAACTCAATGTCCCTTAAATGCGTAGTTGACTTAGGCATACCAGATGTCATACATAACTATGGCCAACCCATGCCACTTTCAAACCTCATTGCTTCGCTACCAATCCATCCATCGAAAACCTTATTCATCCATCGCTTGATGCGAATCATGGTTCATTCTGGCTTTTTCTCTCAACAAAATGTCACCCAGAATGAGTTAGAAGTGAAGTATGTGCTAACTGATGCATCCGTACTACTTCTTAAAAACCATCCCTTGAGTCTGATACCCTTCATGCAGGTCTCCCTTGATCCATTTATGACAAAGCCATGGCATCAGCTTTCTGATTGGTTCAAAAGTGGTGATCTTACACCCTTTGAAACTGCACACGGGATGTCGTTTTGGGATTATGCTGGCCGTGACAGGAAAGTTAATCACTTATTCAATGATGCCATGGAGAATGACGCTCGATTGATCTCTAGTTTGATGATTGAGAAGTGCAAGGGAACGTTCACAGGATTGGAGTCATTGGTTGATGTTGGAGGAGGCACAGGGACCATGGCAAAGGCCATTGCGAAATCATTCCCAAAGATGCAATGCATTGTATTAGATCTCCCACATGTTGTTGCTGGCTTGCGAGGTACTGAAAACCTAAAATACGTTGGAGGGGACATGTTTGATGCTATTCCTCCAGCTGATGCCATTCTGTTGAAG TGGATAATGCATGACTGGAGTGATGAGGAATGCATGAAGATACTGAAGAAGTGCAAGGAAGCAATCAGAAAGGAAGGCAAGAAAGGGAAGGTGATAATCATAGAGACGGTGATGGATGATGAAAAGAAAGATTATGATGATGAATTTGTAGAAACCCAACTcttgtttgatattttaatgATGGTGTTCGTCGctggaaaagagagaaacaagaaGGAATGGGAGAAATTGATTTCCTCTGCTGGTTTCAGTGAGTGTAAGATAACTCCAGTCTTGGGATTAAGATATCTCATTGAGATCTATCCATAG